GAATTCAAATAAGGTGTGCCGTGATGATTCGTGGTGTACCCCGTGGGTGTGGCATTGTGAAGAGCGTTGCTTCTCGAACTTGGAATATATGCCGAGTGATGTGATGTATTGCCGAACGATTTCGAAGTCGAAACGTACGTATGACCGgagtttgtataattataattataaatgcacgTATTTGCGCTGGAGGACGACAAATGTGGAAATTGCGTATTGTAATACGAATTAAACGACGTCGATGGAATTTCGACGGGATACTGCTGAAGCGAAAAAGATGGCGAGTTCCTCCCTTGTAAATCTGCAATCacacaatgaaaaatatcttattatattgattgagACACAtaaaggaataaataaaatgtcgtCGCATACCTATGTGAGATTTAGCAGAGCCAGGCGAAATATCCTCTAATAACTTCGGTGGATTCTTACTAAATTCTCTGATAATAGCTTGAACGACCCGACCAAGATCACTATGTACTGAAAACTAACATAAAAACACatgtatttttagatatatcagAATAACAGcacaagataaaatatataaaaaaaaagctaaaatatGGAAGaaacaatatgtaaattaCTTTAGTTTGCAAATCATCAGTacacaaatttttaacttacGTTGAGTAATCCTGGTGCACTAGTGATTTCACTGTGTTCGTTGCACCAAGGGTGGCTTATCGGTGGGGAAACTCTAAGTACTGGCTTCTCCAATGGAAAATTTGGCAACAAGGAAACCATGATAGCCATTCGTCTCTCGCCAGCTTGAAATTCCACCTGATAGTCCACATTTTCTCTGAGCTCTATTACACTGTAacacattattatacatatattatactattataacatatatattacaaacacTTAAAAACAACATGACCTTGAgccaatattaattacttatttcatcaattcgattatattttttccattataaaacattcactcaaaaaaatacaatttattgcaatttgaaatttgaaattttgaaaataattctattgtcTAATGAACAATAGAAATCCTCTTTGTTTCAGAAATATCATTACAAGAATAAACGTGGCGAATTATGCgattattttcacaataaGAATTGCTGGTTTGCGAGCAGCATAAGCGAAGATTAgcattaaaagtatatataagtaagGTTAATAAGAGGTTACGACATGATGATGATGAGAAGCTCGTCAGAGTTACTCTTACTTGTCATTAAAGATTTTCAGAGTGTCGATTTGCCGTTTGCGTTTGACCGCGACATTCTCATTTTCCCCACGGAATATTCGCGATATCATTTAAAAGCCTGGATTTCTGATAAATCATCCGCTTGATCCGTCGATCTCTCTGTCAAAGCAACCATCCAGCAGAACAGCTGTTTTAACCTCGTAGTAGCACTTTACGTATAGAAGGACAGAAGGGCTGTATAGGAATATAACATGAAAGAAGCTCGCTTATTTGCCCTGGCACCTGGCACTACAATTTTGTGCTGTCAAATGGCGCTGCCATCGTTTTCTTGCGGAGATTCACGGAGATTCGAATTACATCTGATTACACAtacgagagaaaatattttttttcttataattaaaaagaaatatataaagtttctcGCGCGTAAAAACTGTGTCTCTTCCCGCGTCATAGAATGGATAatgaatttatactttttcagataaaagataaatattttgcgacgtaaatatttcatgaaaaaaaaaattgtgaacgAAAACAAAAACTCTGACAGATCTCCGTAGTTTGTTGGAGGGCCGTATGTGGAAGACCCGGCGAGATTTACTTTTAATCGAGCAAAATTCGTTCTATAGTTAGATGTAAATTTCTCCCTGCCCTGCCTTCCACGCGAATAACCGCTTACACCAGCTTGTATTCTTTTTCCACGGAAATCGCGCAAAGCGCCAAAAATAAACGCGGAATTGCCGGACCGCTTGAATGTGACTTGAATGCTCAGGAATTGTCGCGTCATGTCGTCCCTTGTACAAATAGACGGTAGTTTGGGTGAAGGGGTAAGTATTACACGAGAAATAATCCTTGAATattgccatttttttctaaaatatctattaggttatatatgttaaacaagataaatatgtttattttacataagtgagaaatattttaaatattttttttttattatttttagatattacttaatttcactgtgaaatattatattgttgtagaattcaatttattttaaagtcaaGATAAATGATTCTAACAACATGTCATACAAATCACAGTTACattgttattcttttattattattgactgcttttaatataaattgtattgccTTTTACAcaactttaattcttttttacaggGTGGACAAGTATTAAGGATTGCTCTCTGTTTGAGTACACTTTATGGTATTCcgattgaaattgaaaatatacgtGCTGGAAGACCCAAGCCTGGTCTTGCAGCACAACATTTGAAAGGtacattataaatgcaaaaggaataaatattttcattacataaaatggtataacacaaaattatatattgttgtagGTGTGGAACTCGCTAAAGAGATGTGTAATGCCCAAGTTAGAGGTGGATATGTAGGATCAACACATTTAGAGTTCTGTCCTGGTCCATTAAATACAAACAAGCGAGAGTTTGTAGCGGATACGCATACCGCTGGATGTATTTGCTTATTGGCCCAAGTAGCTTTACCATGTGCACTCTTCTTTCCATGCAATGATATAATCACGCTTGTTCTCAAGGGTGGCACAAATGTTCCCATGGGTCCACACATTGAATATTTGACAGAAGTATTTAAGCCATTGCTAAATAAATTTGGAGcggattttgattttattgttgTGAGAAGGTATATGCATTCATCTTATTGTACCTAATCCTGAATTCTCTACCATATTTTAATCTActtatactaaaataatgacaaatgGAGGGGGTATTATCCAAAGGGAGGAGGCGAAGTGCATTTACGCATAAAACCAGTTGGTAGCTTAAATGCGATTACTTTACTCGATCCGGGAATTCCCCGAGGAATAACAGGATGGTCTTACGTAGCTGGAGCAgttcatataaatgtatgtatcattttaattaaatgtataaggAAAGCTCAAGTCAAATTTGAGTTAATTACATCACAAATCTTTTAGGAAGCGCATAAAATGGCAAACGAGGCTAAGACggttttaacaaataaattggTAAGAAACAATGTTAAAGTACCACCAATCACGATTGAAGCTTACAGAGAAGACAGAGCAATGGCTGTGGGCAATGGTTCTGGTATCaagtaagaaattattaaaattctttcttctaATCTGTACAAtcttatatgttaaataaaaaaaagatagcaatctataaatataatgtggaTATTATAGTATAGTATGCAGCACTAGTACTGGATGTATTTTCGGCGGTTCCGGCTTAGGCTCCGGACGTCACGAGACGTTGCTGCCAGGTGAAACGGCGGCTAAAGAGATTCTGAAGCCGCTTTTAATAGGAGCATGTGTCGATGAACATACGCAGGATCAGGTAAGCGTATTCAAAGCAAATCCAAGAAAAGTCATTTTAGTTTTCATGTTATCATATGTTATTTGTTACAGATGATAATTCTAATGGCATTAGCGAAAggtatttcgaaaattaaagtCGGAGATAAGAAACTCACTTGT
This portion of the Cataglyphis hispanica isolate Lineage 1 chromosome 10, ULB_Chis1_1.0, whole genome shotgun sequence genome encodes:
- the LOC126852206 gene encoding vacuolar protein sorting-associated protein 37A; protein product: MISRIFRGENENVAVKRKRQIDTLKIFNDNVIELRENVDYQVEFQAGERRMAIMVSLLPNFPLEKPVLRVSPPISHPWCNEHSEITSAPGLLNFSVHSDLGRVVQAIIREFSKNPPKLLEDISPGSAKSHIDLQGRNSPSFSLQQYPVEIPSTSFNSYYNTQFPHLSSSSANTCIYNYNYTNSGHTYVSTSKSFGNTSHHSAYIPSSRSNALHNATPTGYTTNHHGTPYLNSHYANANYQQPLPSQSQTKVPQSIIFPELNNLTNEELKRLGEDEDKLDDFLEKHSQIKDINAAIEDAMDWVEKTAEANVAKEPELKQLQADVTDNVKTVAMLKARYDNLIQRYNKLSEVFTPDHIKECLREAADKSHEESEKIAEDFLNRKIDVERFLSTYIECRKLGQARRTKEEKLAHQLNELKRAGF
- the LOC126852208 gene encoding RNA 3'-terminal phosphate cyclase, whose amino-acid sequence is MLRNCRVMSSLVQIDGSLGEGGGQVLRIALCLSTLYGIPIEIENIRAGRPKPGLAAQHLKGVELAKEMCNAQVRGGYVGSTHLEFCPGPLNTNKREFVADTHTAGCICLLAQVALPCALFFPCNDIITLVLKGGTNVPMGPHIEYLTEVFKPLLNKFGADFDFIVVRRGYYPKGGGEVHLRIKPVGSLNAITLLDPGIPRGITGWSYVAGAVHINEAHKMANEAKTVLTNKLVRNNVKVPPITIEAYREDRAMAVGNGSGINIVCSTSTGCIFGGSGLGSGRHETLLPGETAAKEILKPLLIGACVDEHTQDQMIILMALAKGISKIKVGDKKLTCHTETAMQIAEMMLGKHGLVFNLSESAGGGDTSSYVLECQGCGLINENVIKE